One genomic window of Punica granatum isolate Tunisia-2019 chromosome 1, ASM765513v2, whole genome shotgun sequence includes the following:
- the LOC116193209 gene encoding bidirectional sugar transporter SWEET16-like, translating into MAGLSFIVGIIGNVISILVFASPIKTFARVVKKKSTESFEGVPYITTLLSTSLWTFYGILNPGALLVMTVNAAGAMLQLSYVTIFLIYAPKEKKFKSMKLVALLNVGFFGTVIAVTLIALHGNLRLIFVGIICACLTLGMYASPLAVMRTVVKTRSVKYMPFLLSFFLFLNAGIWSTYALLVKDFFVGVPNFIGLVLGTVQLILYTKYKNKSRSEKSDKDVEKEEEGSAHLAREGIEMQGCEEEGDNQTNTNSRTLRKGSSLPTPSIIRQYSVGKFSRTLSVGSYEQHCDWYLDDENDHHGDLEGGKNGGS; encoded by the exons ATGGCTGGCCTGAGCTTCATCGTTGGCATTATTG GCAATGTCATCTCTATACTGGTTTTCGCTTCTCCCAT AAAAACGTTCGCGCGAGTCGTGAAGAAGAAATCCACTGAAAGTTTCGAAGGAGTTCCATACATAACAACCCTGCTGAGCACGAGTCTATGGACTTTCTATGGCATACTAAATCCCGGGGCTCTGCTGGTCATGACAGTTAACGCTGCTGGCGCTATGCTGCAGCTGAGCTATGTCACTATCTTCCTCATATACGCTCCCAAGGAAAAAAAG TTCAAATCGATGAAGTTGGTGGCCTTATTGAATGTTGGATTCTTCGGAACGGTTATTGCAGTTACTTTAATCGCACTCCATGGAAACTTAAGGCTAATCTTTGTTGGGATTATCTGTGCGTGTTTAACTCTAGGAATGTATGCGTCGCCTCTAGCAGTAATG AGGACTGTGGTAAAGACGAGAAGCGTGAAGTACATGCCGTTTCTGCTCTCGTTTTTCCTGTTTCTCAATGCAGGCATTTGGTCTACTTATGCGTTGCTCGTCAAGGACTTCTTCGTCGGA GTGCCGAATTTTATTGGACTCGTACTAGGTACTGTGCAACTTATTCTCTACACAAAATACAAGAACAAGTCGCGCTCGGAAAAATCCGACAAAGACGTagagaaagaagaggaagggTCAGCCCACCTAGCGAGGGAAGGCATAGAGATGCAAGGGTGTGAGGAAGAGGGAGACAATCAAACCAACACCAACAGTCGCACTCTGAGGAAAGGAAGCAGCCTCCCGACGCCGTCGATCATTCGGCAGTACAGCGTAGGGAAGTTTTCAAGGACACTCTCTGTAGGCTCGTACGAGCAACATTGTGACTGGTACCTAGATGACGAAAATGACCACCATGGTGATCTTGAAGGTGGGAAGAACGGCGGATCCTGA
- the LOC116193210 gene encoding bidirectional sugar transporter SWEET16-like translates to MAGPSFIIGIIGNVISILVFASLIKTFTRVVKKKSTENFKGSPYITTLLCTSLWTFYGILNPDGLLITTVNGAGALLQLSYVILYLMYAPKEKKIKSMKLAALLNIGFLGSVIAVTLLALHGNLRLTFVGILCACLTIGMYASPLAVMRIVIKTESVKYMPFLLSFFLFLNASIWGTYSLLVKDLYIGVPQVIGFVLGTAQLILYAMYKNKSPSEESDEDLQKEEERSAHLVKEVIEMKGRKEDGDDQITSKNRALRKGSSLPKPPVIRQSSIGKVLRTLSMGPYEQQHWVWFQDEENDHNRDLEGGKKSGSQI, encoded by the exons ATGGCTGGTCCAAGCTTCATCATCGGTATCATTG GCAATGTAATCTCTATTCTGGTTTTCGCTTCTCTCAT AAAAACGTTCACGCGAGTTGTGAAGAAGAAATCGACGGAGAATTTCAAAGGATCCCCATACATAACAACCCTACTGTGCACGAGTCTATGGACATTCTACGGCATACTGAATCCAGATGGTTTGCTGATCACGACGGTTAATGGGGCTGGTGCTTTGCTGCAGCTTAGCTACGTCATTCTCTACCTCATGTACGCTCCCAAGGAAAAGAAG ATCAAATCGATGAAGTTGGCGGCGTTGCTGAATATTGGATTCCTTGGCTCAGTTATTGCAGTTACTCTTCTCGCACTCCACGGAAACTTGAGACTAACCTTTGTTGGGATTCTCTGTGCGTGTTTAACTATTGGGATGTATGCATCTCCTCTAGCGGTAATG AGGATTGTGATAAAGACGGAGAGTGTGAAGTACATGCCATTTCTGCTCTCGTTTTTCCTGTTTCTCAATGCGAGCATTTGGGGTACTTACTCGTTGCTCGTCAAGGACTTGTACATCGGG GTGCCGCAAGTTATTGGATTCGTATTGGGTACTGCTCAACTGATTCTCTACGCAATGTACAAGAACAAGTCACCCTCGGAAGAATCTGATGAAGACTTGCAGAAAGAAGAGGAACGGTCGGCCCACCTAGTGAAGGAAGTTATAGAGATGAAAGGGCGTAAGGAAGACGGGGATGATCAAATCACCTCCAAGAATCGTGCACTGAGAAAAGGGAGTAGCCTCCCGAAGCCGCCAGTCATTCGGCAGTCCAGCATAGGGAAGGTCTTGAGGACGCTCTCTATGGGCCCATATGAGCAGCAGCATTGGGTCTGGTTCCAAGACGAAGAAAATGACCATAACAGGGATCTCGAAGGTGGGAAGAAGAGTGGGTCCcaaatttga
- the LOC116209681 gene encoding 60S ribosomal protein L18-2-like: MGIDLKAGGKSKKTRRTAPKSDDIYLKLLVKLYRFLVRRTGSKFNAVILKRLFMSKVNKPPLSLSRLIRYMSGKDDKIAVVVGTVTDDIRVYEVPALKVTALRFTETARARIEKAGGECLTFDQLALRAPLGQNTVLLRGPKNAREAVKHFGPAPGVPHSHTKPYVRSKGRKFERARGRRNSRGFRV, encoded by the exons ATG GGCATTGATCTGAAAGCCGGAGGTAAGAGCAAGAAGACCAGGAGGACCGCTCCTAAGTCCGATGATATCTATCTCAAGCTTCTCGTTAAG CTATATCGGTTCCTTGTCCGAAGGACCGGGAGCAAGTTCAATGCTGTGATTCTGAAGCGCTTGTTCATGAGCAAAGTCAACAAGCCtccgctctctctctccaggCTCATCCGTTACATGAGTGGAAAG GATGATAAGATTGCTGTGGTAGTGGGGACTGTGACTGATGATATCAGAGTCTATGAAGTGCCAGCTTTGAAGGTCACTGCCCTGAGGTTCACGGAGACCGCGAGGGCAAGGATCGAGAAGGCTGGTGGTGAATGCTTGACATTCGACCAGCTTGCTCTGCGTGCTCCTCTTGGACAGAACACG GTTCTTCTTAGAGGTCCGAAGAATGCACGTGAAGCTGTGAAGCACTTTGGCCCTGCTCCTGGTGTTCCCCACAGCCACACCAAGCCCTATGTCCGATCGAAGGGAAGGAAGTTCGAGAGGGCAAGAGGCAGGAGAAACAGCAGAGGGTTCAGAGTTTAA
- the LOC116192297 gene encoding uncharacterized protein LOC116192297 isoform X1 — protein sequence MSSTTRRASVSDSMVTRTLSELSERDTTRVGLDLVPAARRTIGLLRTVNDSLWLHDRPAIVEAVRRYEELWMPLMCGITVGPNAPVVLPPIDVEWVWFCHSLNPEGYQQYCESRFSKLIGKPAIFDKENEEYALIRCRAIWSQRYPSEPFENEADLDVPSPSVVNESLLDEVMKHRFLYSKFSEPYMTETMYLIAAKQRYKGFLYILGKLSGWSSRFVPTSDILIMWFTHQSYPTVYAEDLKEIECDMGKLGRVWETVKQEEVEATKKLWQRTFDQPYEKAGGHIALKQEGVPSSVKPPIYWEAFDADVNTKYKSMIPRFLLEVCIFSRLNSRTRSMQDARHEFLRLRVVRCHRELKFDTPIESISHNLWRKACHLYCEFGTRGIVLELRSRAGLCLKGSKLVDTVTFYWNDLLRAPTLTLGKEVEQKVGIVASITPPAQAPYMLKCVPDRVTDDSGAMISDVILRMNHYRPQEGRWLSRTVLDHAGRESFVIRIRVGGGFWRRGGETPSNIQWEDRIIEVREGSWSYVAGSIGRAPEKVVGTAIPKEPEEEHWNAMWHFSTGDELMLRWQSSPSTPGPTFCLRNQSSSDSSVKLLGGRRMQFRTNEIDSNRSQLDEDVESEGEWDEDFVTLVRYTEENPSGKATALINWKLMIVEFIPEEDAVLILLLCVSILRSVSEMRKEDVGNLLFRRRVKEAKLGDRDWGSVILHPSSYSSSCSSFLRPWHWDAGAVMANDGTQSLTRQPAGFNSSAVEGGDVLYKRGIMS from the exons ATGTCGTCGACTACTCGCCGCGCTTCCGTGTCGGACAGCATGGTCACCCGGACCCTCAGCGAGCTGTCCGAGAGGGACACGACACGCGTGGGGCTCGACCTCGTCCCCGCGGCGAGGCGGACCATCGGGCTCCTCAGGACGGTCAACGATTCCCTTTGGCTCCACGACAGACCAGCCATTGTTGAAGCTGTCAGGAG GTACGAGGAACTGTGGATGCCGTTGATGTGCGGGATCACAGTGGGGCCCAATGCTCCGGTTGTGCTGCCTCCGATTGATGTTGAGTGGGTTTGGTTCTGTCACTCCTTGAATCCG GAGGGTTACCAGCAATACTGCGAGTCGAGATTCTCGAAGCTTATCGGCAAGCCTGCCATCTTCGACAAAGAGAACGAAGAGTATGCACTGATAAGATGCAGGGCGATTTGGTCGCAAAGATACCCATCCGAGCCTTTCGAGAACGAAGCCGATTTGGATGTTCCATCCCCGTCTGTTGTTAATGAGTCCCTCTTGGACGAAGTGATGAAGCATAGGTTCTTGTACTCCAAGTTCTCGGAGCCGTACATGACCGAAACCATGTACCTGATAGCGGCCAAGCAGAGATACAAAGGGTTCTTGTACATCTTGGGGAAATTGTCGGGTTGGAGTAGCCGGTTCGTGCCCACTTCTGATATTCTGATCATGTGGTTCACTCATCAG AGCTACCCCACAGTATATGCAGAGGACTTGAAAGAGATCGAATGTGATATGGGTAAGTTGGGAAGAGTGTGGGAGACTGTGAAGCAGGAAGAAGTTGAAGCGACCAAGAAGTTGTGGCAAAGAACTTTTGATCAACCTTACGAGAAAGCTGGCGGCCATATTGCCTTGAAACAAGAAGGGGTCCCATCCTCAGTTAAGCCGCCCATTTATTGGGAAGCATTTGATGCGGATGTTAACACTAAATACAAATCGATGATTCCGAGGTTCTTGCTCGAG GTTTGCATTTTCTCGAGGCTCAACTCAAGGACGAGGTCAATGCAGGATGCAAGACACGAGTTCTTGCGTCTTCGGGTTGTAAGATGCCACAGAGAGCTCAAGTTCGACACACCAATAGAAAGCATCTCCCACAACCTGTGGAGAAAAGCTTGTCATCTCTATTGCGAGTTTGGGACAAGGGGTATCGTTCTCGAACTTCGAAGTCGGGCAGGTCTTTGTCTGAAAGGAAGTAAACTTGTGGACACGGTGACGTTCTATTGGAATGATTTGCTAAGGGCGCCGACTTTAACTCTAGGGAAGGAAGTAGAGCAGAAAGTTGGCATTGTTGCTTCGATAACTCCGCCGGCCCAGGCACCTTATATGCTCAAGTGTGTGCCTGATAGAGTGACTGATGATTCAGGAGCAATGATATCTGATGTGATCCTAAGAATGAATCATTATCGGCCTCAAGAAGGTCGATGGCTGTCAAGAACTGTCCTCGACCATGCAGGAAGAGAATCTTTTGTCATTCGAATAAG AGTGGGAGGAGGATTTTGGAGAAGAGGCGGTGAGACTCCTTCGAACATCCAATGGGAGGACCGAATCATAGAAGTACGCGAAGGTTCTTGGTCCTATGTTGCTGGTTCCATTGGTAGAGCCCCTG AGAAAGTGGTTGGAACCGCGATACCAAAAGAACCCGAGGAAGAACATTGGAATGCAATGTGGCACTTTTCGACGGGGGATGAACTGATGCTGAGGTGGCAATCATCGCCCTCGACTCCAGGCCCTACTTTTTGTCTAAGAAATCAGTCATCTTCTGATTCATCG GTGAAGTTGTTGGGAGGTAGGAGAATGCAATTCCGAACAAATGAAATCGATAGCAACAGATCACAGTTAGACGAAGATGTTGAATCAGAAGGCGAATGGGATGAGGATTTTGTTACCCTGGTTCGGTACACAGAGGAGAACCCAAGTGGGAAGGCAACGGCCCTTATAAACTGGAAGCTGATGATTGTGGAGTTTATACCCGAGGAGGATGCAGTGCTCATACTTCTTCTGTGTGTCTCGATACTGCGAAGTGTTTCCGAGATGAGAAAAGAAGATGTCGGGAACTTGCTATTCAGGAGAAGAGTGAAGGAAGCGAAGCTCGGGGACAGAGACTGGGGATCAGTTATATTGCATCCTTCTTCATACTCTTCATCGTGCTCGTCCTTCCTTCGGCCCTGGCACTGGGATGCTGGAGCTGTGATGGCTAATGATGGGACCCAGAGCCTCACTAGGCAACCTGCTGGATTTAATTCGTCGGCTGTGGAAGGTGGGGATGTGTTGTACAAGAGAGGAATCATGAGTTGA
- the LOC116192297 gene encoding uncharacterized protein LOC116192297 isoform X2 has protein sequence MSSTTRRASVSDSMVTRTLSELSERDTTRVGLDLVPAARRTIGLLRTVNDSLWLHDRPAIVEAVRRYEELWMPLMCGITVGPNAPVVLPPIDVEWVWFCHSLNPEGYQQYCESRFSKLIGKPAIFDKENEEYALIRCRAIWSQRYPSEPFENEADLDVPSPSVVNESLLDEVMKHRFLYSKFSEPYMTETMYLIAAKQRYKGFLYILGKLSGWSSRFVPTSDILIMWFTHQSYPTVYAEDLKEIECDMGKLGRVWETVKQEEVEATKKLWQRTFDQPYEKAGGHIALKQEGVPSSVKPPIYWEAFDADVNTKYKSMIPRFLLEVCIFSRLNSRTRSMQDARHEFLRLRVVRCHRELKFDTPIESISHNLWRKACHLYCEFGTRGIVLELRSRAGLCLKGSKLVDTVTFYWNDLLRAPTLTLGKEVEQKVGIVASITPPAQAPYMLKCVPDRVTDDSGAMISDVILRMNHYRPQEGRWLSRTVLDHAGRESFVIRIRVGGGFWRRGGETPSNIQWEDRIIEVREGSWSYVAGSIGRAPEKVVGTAIPKEPEEEHWNAMWHFSTGDELMLRWQSSPSTPGPTFCLRNQSSSDSSDCDRYYLIVR, from the exons ATGTCGTCGACTACTCGCCGCGCTTCCGTGTCGGACAGCATGGTCACCCGGACCCTCAGCGAGCTGTCCGAGAGGGACACGACACGCGTGGGGCTCGACCTCGTCCCCGCGGCGAGGCGGACCATCGGGCTCCTCAGGACGGTCAACGATTCCCTTTGGCTCCACGACAGACCAGCCATTGTTGAAGCTGTCAGGAG GTACGAGGAACTGTGGATGCCGTTGATGTGCGGGATCACAGTGGGGCCCAATGCTCCGGTTGTGCTGCCTCCGATTGATGTTGAGTGGGTTTGGTTCTGTCACTCCTTGAATCCG GAGGGTTACCAGCAATACTGCGAGTCGAGATTCTCGAAGCTTATCGGCAAGCCTGCCATCTTCGACAAAGAGAACGAAGAGTATGCACTGATAAGATGCAGGGCGATTTGGTCGCAAAGATACCCATCCGAGCCTTTCGAGAACGAAGCCGATTTGGATGTTCCATCCCCGTCTGTTGTTAATGAGTCCCTCTTGGACGAAGTGATGAAGCATAGGTTCTTGTACTCCAAGTTCTCGGAGCCGTACATGACCGAAACCATGTACCTGATAGCGGCCAAGCAGAGATACAAAGGGTTCTTGTACATCTTGGGGAAATTGTCGGGTTGGAGTAGCCGGTTCGTGCCCACTTCTGATATTCTGATCATGTGGTTCACTCATCAG AGCTACCCCACAGTATATGCAGAGGACTTGAAAGAGATCGAATGTGATATGGGTAAGTTGGGAAGAGTGTGGGAGACTGTGAAGCAGGAAGAAGTTGAAGCGACCAAGAAGTTGTGGCAAAGAACTTTTGATCAACCTTACGAGAAAGCTGGCGGCCATATTGCCTTGAAACAAGAAGGGGTCCCATCCTCAGTTAAGCCGCCCATTTATTGGGAAGCATTTGATGCGGATGTTAACACTAAATACAAATCGATGATTCCGAGGTTCTTGCTCGAG GTTTGCATTTTCTCGAGGCTCAACTCAAGGACGAGGTCAATGCAGGATGCAAGACACGAGTTCTTGCGTCTTCGGGTTGTAAGATGCCACAGAGAGCTCAAGTTCGACACACCAATAGAAAGCATCTCCCACAACCTGTGGAGAAAAGCTTGTCATCTCTATTGCGAGTTTGGGACAAGGGGTATCGTTCTCGAACTTCGAAGTCGGGCAGGTCTTTGTCTGAAAGGAAGTAAACTTGTGGACACGGTGACGTTCTATTGGAATGATTTGCTAAGGGCGCCGACTTTAACTCTAGGGAAGGAAGTAGAGCAGAAAGTTGGCATTGTTGCTTCGATAACTCCGCCGGCCCAGGCACCTTATATGCTCAAGTGTGTGCCTGATAGAGTGACTGATGATTCAGGAGCAATGATATCTGATGTGATCCTAAGAATGAATCATTATCGGCCTCAAGAAGGTCGATGGCTGTCAAGAACTGTCCTCGACCATGCAGGAAGAGAATCTTTTGTCATTCGAATAAG AGTGGGAGGAGGATTTTGGAGAAGAGGCGGTGAGACTCCTTCGAACATCCAATGGGAGGACCGAATCATAGAAGTACGCGAAGGTTCTTGGTCCTATGTTGCTGGTTCCATTGGTAGAGCCCCTG AGAAAGTGGTTGGAACCGCGATACCAAAAGAACCCGAGGAAGAACATTGGAATGCAATGTGGCACTTTTCGACGGGGGATGAACTGATGCTGAGGTGGCAATCATCGCCCTCGACTCCAGGCCCTACTTTTTGTCTAAGAAATCAGTCATCTTCTGATTCATCG GATTGCGATCGATATTACCTTATTGTCAGGTGA
- the LOC116209691 gene encoding NKAP family protein translates to MAASASSSSSYDSSSSDSSDSSSRRHRRRRHRVRRDKDRDDALKTRKKERSVGKRRRRHRRHHSSSDSQSSSDYSSDASESEREARSVKRRKNDRSKKHKEKERSKSRRHKHDKHRVKENQQDERTSGPVQLSKFLGRDQDDGVRRSAVSGKKILLKVEKSKEDKLAETKRSELLKFLNASFD, encoded by the exons ATGGCGGCTTCAGCTTCGTCCTCCTCCTCTTACGACTCATCTTCTTCCGATTCATCCGATTCATCATCCCGCCGCCACCGCCGCCGGCGCCACCGCGTCCGCCGCGACAAGGACAGGGATGACGCCCTTAAGACCCGGAAGAAGGAGCGCTCGGTCGGCAAAAGACGCCGCCGGCATCGCCGCCACCACTCCTCTTCCGATTCTCAATCTTCTTCGGATTATTCCAG TGACGCATCCGAAAGTGAGCGCGAAGCTCGGTCGGTGAAGCGCAGGAAGAATGATAGGTCGAAGAAG CACAAAGAGAAGGAGAGAAGCAAGAGTCGGCGCCACAAACATGACAAGCACAGAGTCAAAGAG AATCAGCAGGATGAAAGAACTAGCGGTCCCGTTCAGCTTTCTAAA TTCCTGGGGCGTGACCAAGATGATGGTGTCCGTCGTAGTGCTGTCTCTGGCAAAAAG ATTCTTTTGAAAGTTGAGAAGTCAAAGGAGGACAAGCTGGCTGAAACTAAAAGAAGCGAACTGCTGAAGTTCTTAAATGCTAGTTTTGATTGA
- the LOC116207658 gene encoding zinc finger protein 3 → MDQQVDQTLVVPHEQSASPSSNGSMGREANPGQSLQLVLYNKAGPLAANRPHEPPRDERVPAPAPPPPEERSQCGKPKVFSCNYCQRVFSSSQALGGHQNAHKQERALDKQRRGLELGSLGPPFSYLSSALGVQVPAMYGSFGRSPLGVRYDSMIHKPKPYMFPVNLAAYPLGGFRHGCSNPPPHPFNRPRMDAPVQAHMRGGPGLGLGLGLGRVPQVPSEYNSYQATNNRQTMVQSNDTVKQKKAEVPETDPSGIDLTLKLGI, encoded by the coding sequence ATGGATCAGCAAGTCGACCAAACTCTCGTCGTTCCCCACGAGCAGTCCGCCAGCCCTTCGAGTAATGGCTCGATGGGGCGCGAGGCAAACCCTGGGCAGTCCCTTCAACTCGTGCTGTACAACAAGGCCGGCCCTTTGGCTGCTAACCGCCCGCACGAGCCGCCCCGGGACGAGAGGGTGCCGGCACCCGCGCCGCCCCCTCCCGAGGAGAGGTCCCAGTGCGGTAAGCCCAAGGTTTTCTCGTGCAACTACTGCCAGAGGGTGTTCTCGTCATCCCAGGCCCTCGGGGGACACCAGAATGCCCATAAGCAGGAGAGAGCCCTCGACAAGCAGCGGCGAGGGCTCGAGCTCGGTTCTCTGGGCCCGCCCTTCTCCTATCTGTCCTCAGCCTTAGGTGTCCAGGTCCCTGCCATGTATGGATCATTTGGTCGGTCTCCCCTTGGGGTTAGGTACGACTCGATGATCCACAAGCCGAAACCCTACATGTTCCCTGTCAATTTGGCGGCATACCCGCTTGGGGGTTTCAGGCATGGCTGTAGTAATCCGCCACCACATCCCTTCAATAGGCCGAGGATGGATGCACCAGTTCAAGCTCACATGAGAGGCGGGCCCGGGCTAGGGCTAGGGCTCGGGCTTGGTCGGGTTCCTCAGGTTCCGAGCGAATATAATAGCTATCAGGCAACAAACAACAGGCAGACGATGGTCCAATCCAACGACACTGTTAAGCAGAAGAAGGCAGAAGTCCCCGAAACTGACCCTTCAGGGATCGACCTTACTCTTAAGCTGGGGATCTAG
- the LOC116209698 gene encoding malignant T-cell-amplified sequence 1 homolog — protein sequence MFKKFSYEDVSAQNQVKASVQRKIRQSIAEEYPGLEPVLEDLLPKKSPLIVAKCQNHLNLVLVNNVPLFFNIRDGPYMPTLRLLHQYPNIMKKLQVDRGAIKFVLAGANIMCPGLTSPGGALDDKVESETPVAIMAEGKQHALAIGFTKMSAKDIRAVNKGIGVDNMHYLNDGLWKMERLV from the exons ATGTTCAAGAA GTTTTCTTATGAAGATGTATCTGCACAAAACCAAGTTAAGGCCTCTGTTCAGCGTAAAATTCGACAGAGTATTGCAGAAGAG TACCCAGGATTAGAGCCTGTGCTGGAGGATTTGCTTCCAAAGAAGTCCCCACTTATTGTTGCCAAATG tcAAAACCATTTGAATCTTGTTCTGGTGAACAATGTGCCGCTCTTCTTCAACATCCGTGATGGGCCTTACATGCCAACTTTACGACTGCTTCATCAAT ATCCGAACATAATGAAAAAACTACAGGTAGACAGGGGTGCAATTAAGTTTGTTCTTGCTGGTGCAAACATAATGTGTCCTGGTCTCACATCACCAGGTGGTGCTTTGGATGATAAAGTTGAGTCAGAAACTCCCGTG GCTATAATGGCTGAAGGGAAGCAACATGCTCTTGCTATAGGCTTTACAAAAATGTCAGCAAAAGATAT TCGGGCAGTTAACAAGGGCATTGGCGTCGACAACATGCATTACCTTAATGATGGCCTCTGGAAG ATGGAGCGTCTTGTTTGA
- the LOC116197966 gene encoding putative pectinesterase/pectinesterase inhibitor 28 encodes MAKKRVAIIAISSIVLVAIGVAVTAGVTRSHDNEKPESTGKDVSASMKAVDAICSPTDFKQTCINSLKGTNSTDPKELIKAGFNAAVKDIREAIKKSSVLKELEKDPRAEQALEICKELMEYSINDLKRSFEKVGNFDISKIDDVLDDIKVWLSAAMTYEETCFEAFENTTGNAGKKMREALKTATQMTSNGLAMVTEIYATLESLNLPIFNRRRLLSEGDKVSAWTPDEFITRKLLSATPAQLKPDMVIAKDGSGKYGTINAALKDIPKNSKKRFVIYIKEGVYKEQVHFNSSWTNLMVIGDGPTKTRIIYNLNFADGTPTMRTATVSVLGDNFIAKDIGFENYAGAQKHQAVALRVQSDKAIFYNCHMDGYQDTLYTHAMRQYYRDCTVTGTIDFVFGNAPVVFQNCTFLIRKPMENQQCIVTAQGRKERRQPTAIILQNCKIMPDASYVKGGVVKSYLGRPWKEYSRTIIMESYIDNVIDPQGWLPWMGTFGINTCFYSEYNNKGPGAATNARATWRGVKKITPQHAVDFTPGRFLRGNTWIPQTGVPYNAGMFHP; translated from the exons ATGGCAAAGAAAAGAGTCGCGATCATCGCGATCTCTTCCATTGTCCTTGTGGCCATCGGTGTTGCAGTGACAGCTGGTGTCACCAGGAGCCATGACAATGAGAAACCCGAGTCCACGGGCAAAGATGTGTCCGCCAGCATGAAGGCGGTCGACGCCATATGCTCGCCGACTGACTTCAAGCAAACGTGCATCAACAGCCTCAAGGGCACCAACAGCACCGACCCGAAGGAGCTCATCAAGGCTGGGTTCAATGCCGCTGTCAAGGACATCCGGGAAGCGATCAAGAAGTCGAGTGTCCTGAAAGAGCTGGAGAAGGACCCGAGGGCGGAGCAGGCCCTTGAGATCTGCAAGGAACTCATGGAATACTCCATCAACGACCTCAAGCGCTCGTTTGAGAAGGTGGGCAACTTCGATATTAGCAAGATCGATGATGTTCTCGATGACATCAAGGTCTGGCTCAGCGCCGCCATGACATACGAGGAAACCTGCTTCGAAGCATTCGAGAACACAACCG GTAACGctgggaagaagatgagggaGGCACTGAAAACCGCGACCCAGATGACAAGTAATGGCCTCGCCATGGTCACTGAGATCTATGCCACGCTTGAGAGCCTGAACCTCCCGATCTTCAACAGGCGGCGGCTCCTGAGTGAGGGGGACAAGGTCTCAGCTTGGACACCCGACGAGTTCATCACGAGGAAACTCCTGAGTGCAACACCGGCCCAGCTCAAGCCTGACATGGTTATTGCCAAGGACGGGAGTGGGAAATACGGAACCATCAATGCGGCTTTAAAGGATATCCCAAAGAACAGCAAGAAGAGATTTGTGATCTACATTAAGGAGGGTGTCTACAAGGAGCAAGTCCACTTCAATAGCAGCTGGACCAACCTGATGGTCATCGGAGACGGGCCAACCAAGACCAGGATCATATACAACCTGAACTTCGCCGATGGAACACCGACCATGAGGACAGCGACAGTTT CTGTTCTTGGAGATAACTTCATCGCCAAGGACATCGGCTTTGAGAACTATGCCGGCGCGCAGAAGCATCAGGCTGTGGCACTGAGGGTCCAGTCTGACAAGGCTATATTCTACAATTGCCACATGGATGGTTACCAAGATACGCTCTACACCCACGCCATGCGCCAGTACTACCGTGACTGCACCGTGACTGGGACTATCGACTTTGTGTTCGGCAATGCACCCGTGGTTTTCCAGAACTGCACATTCCTGATCCGTAAGCCGATGGAAAACCAACAGTGCATCGTCACCGCCCAAGGCAGGAAGGAGAGGCGCCAGCCAACAGCCATCATACTCCAGAACTGCAAGATCATGCCCGATGCGTCCTATGTCAAGGGCGGTGTGGTCAAGTCGTACCTTGGAAGGCCATGGAAGGAATACTCCAGGACGATCATCATGGAATCGTACATTGACAATGTGATCGATCCCCAGGGGTGGCTGCCGTGGATGGGGACTTTTGGCATCAACACATGCTTCTACAGCGAGTACAACAACAAGGGCCCAGGCGCCGCCACCAATGCTCGGGCAACATGGCGTGGTGTCAAGAAGATCACTCCACAGCATGCAGTGGATTTCACTCCCGGGAGGTTCCTCCGTGGCAACACTTGGATTCCTCAGACCGGAGTACCATACAATGCCGGGATGTTCCACCCTTAA